One window from the genome of Candidatus Binatia bacterium encodes:
- a CDS encoding nuclear transport factor 2 family protein gives MKDPFDRIASGFFAAIERGDLESVRDTYSPQAQIWHNVTGRTQTRDENVRLLGLFIARVSDRRYEILSRGFFPGGFVQRHLLLGTSMTGEKIEIPACLVVHFAEGRIERLFEYLDSAAVRSIFP, from the coding sequence ATGAAAGACCCGTTCGACCGTATTGCTTCCGGCTTCTTCGCGGCCATCGAACGCGGAGACCTGGAGTCTGTTCGCGACACGTACTCGCCGCAGGCGCAGATCTGGCACAACGTGACGGGGAGGACGCAGACGCGCGACGAGAACGTGCGGCTGCTCGGGCTGTTTATCGCACGCGTCTCCGATCGCCGCTACGAGATCCTCTCGCGTGGGTTCTTCCCGGGCGGTTTCGTGCAGCGCCACCTTCTCCTCGGTACGAGCATGACCGGAGAGAAGATCGAGATACCGGCCTGCCTGGTCGTGCACTTCGCTGAGGGCAGGATCGAGCGGCTCTTCGAATATCTCGACTCGGCTGCAGTGCGGTCGATCTTCCCGTAA
- a CDS encoding DsbA family protein — protein MTVRVAIDFGCAASYLAIAPTRALQARLEVAFDWLPFPRVTTSRPRVAVPGGDRSARHFRMRSEYRANDLRRYAQSRGLDLGDADRSVDTATASLGLLWQRRFVPSDAGEYVARVFDRIWRENADPGLVFVEECLGASAAGFREYVKDEGPREAEAIREQLASEGVWNVPAYLVGGELFIGRQHLPAVEFSLRGMGSR, from the coding sequence ATGACCGTACGTGTCGCAATCGATTTCGGCTGCGCGGCTTCGTATCTCGCGATCGCGCCGACCCGTGCGCTCCAGGCGCGGCTCGAAGTCGCGTTCGACTGGCTGCCGTTTCCGCGTGTGACGACGAGTCGGCCGCGCGTCGCCGTCCCGGGCGGCGACCGCAGCGCGCGTCATTTCCGCATGCGCTCCGAATATCGCGCGAACGACCTGCGGCGCTATGCGCAATCGCGCGGGCTCGATCTCGGCGACGCCGACCGCAGCGTCGACACCGCGACCGCATCGCTCGGGCTGCTGTGGCAGCGTCGCTTTGTACCTTCCGACGCCGGCGAGTACGTGGCGCGCGTGTTCGATCGCATCTGGCGCGAGAATGCGGACCCCGGTCTTGTTTTCGTCGAAGAATGTCTCGGCGCCTCGGCGGCAGGATTTCGGGAGTACGTGAAGGACGAAGGTCCGCGCGAGGCCGAAGCGATTCGCGAGCAGCTCGCGTCCGAAGGCGTCTGGAACGTGCCGGCCTATCTCGTCGGCGGTGAGCTCTTCATCGGCCGGCAGCATCTGCCGGCGGTGGAATTTTCTTTGCGCGGGATGGGGTCGCGCTAG